CCGGGGCAGGAGCCTGACGAGACCGGCTATGTGGAGCCGGGTCTGGTCAATGTGCAGGTCGCCGAGGCGCTGCTGAGCCTCGGCGAGCTCGACGCCGCGCGGACGCACGCCGCCGAGGCGGTCGGCACGCCGGCGCACGACCGGGGGCGGGTGCACCGGCTCGCGATGCTCAGCCAGATCGAGCTGCGGCAGGGCGAACCGGACCGGGCGGCCCGTACGGCGCGGGAGATGACCGAGCGCGCCCGGGGGATGGAGTCGCTGCGGCTCAGGGACCGGATGGGCGTGGTGCGGCTGGGGCTGGTGGAGAGCGGCTCGGCGGAGGCGACGGAAGCGGCCGGATTCATCGCACGGGCCCTGCGCGTTCCCCTGTGAGGAGGCGACTGCTGCCATATTGCCAACTCCCAATCGGAAGGTGGCAAAACCGTGCAGTGGGCGAACTTAAGCGAACAGACTGTGTATGAGAATCGCTGGTTCCAGGTCAATCTGGCCGATGTCGAACTCCCCGACGGCCGGCATCTGGACCACTTCCTCATCCGGCTCCGCCCGGTGGCCGTGGCGACGGCGGTCAACGAGGCCAACGAGGTGCTGATGCTCTGGAGGCACCGCTTCATCACCGACAGCTGGGGCTGGGAACTGGCCGCAGGCGTCGTCGAGGACGGCGAGTCCGTCGAGACCGCGGCGGCGCGGGAGATGGAGGAGGAGACCGGCTGGCGGCCCGGCCGCCTCCGGCATCTGCTCACCGTGGAGCCGTCCAACGGACTCACCGACGCCAGGCACCATCTCTACTGGTCGGACGCGGCGACCTACACCGGCCACCCGAGGGACGACTTCGAGTCCTCGCGCCGGGAGTGGGTACCGCTCAAGCTCGTTCCCGACCTGATCGCGCGGGGTGAGGTGCCGGCCGCCAACATGGCGGCCGGACTGCTGATGCTCCATCACCTGCGCCTGGGAGGCGGCGGGTAGGGAGCCAGGGTCTGTCGTTTGGATCAGGCCGGATCAGGGAGTGGGGTCCGGTGCGTGCGGTCGCAAGGCGGAGGAGGGAGTCAACGCGGAGGGGGCACCTCCCGTGCCCCCCTCGGGGGCTACGGGGGAGGGCGTGCGTGCCAGGGACCGCAAGCCCGGCAAGATCCAAACGACAGACCCTGAGGCCCGCGTCGTCGCTGATGCGCCGGGCGGCTCAGCCGTACGGGTAGAAGCCCGAGCCCGACTTACGGCCGAGGCGCCCCGCGTCCACCATGCGCTGAAGCAGCGGGGGAGCGGCGTACAACGGCTCCTTGTACTCGGCGTACATCGAATCGGCGACCGAAGCGACCGTGTCCAGGCCGATCAGATCGGAGAGCTTGAGCGGGCCCATCGGGTGGGCGCAGCCCATCTCCATGCCGTTGTCGATGTCCTCGCGGCTCGCGATACCGGACTCGAACATCCGGATCGCGGAGAGCAGATAAGGAATCAGAAGGGCGTTCACCACGAAACCGGACCGGTCCTGGGCGCGGATGGCGTGCTTGCCCAGCACGTCCTGGACGACGGACTCGGCGCGCTTGACCGTCTCGTCGGACGTCGTCAGCGCCGGGATCAGCTCCACCAGCTGCTGGACCGGTGCCGGGTTGAAGAAGTGGATGCCGATCACCCGGTCGGGCCGGGAGGTCGCGACGGCCAGCTTGACCAGCGGAATGGAGGAGGTGTTGGACGACAGGATCGCGTCCGGGCGCGTCACGACCTGGTCGAGGACCTGGAAGATCTCCGTCTTGACCTGCTCGTTCTCGACGACGGCCTCGATCACCAGATCGCGGTCGGCGAACTCCCCGAGATCGGTGGTGAAACTGAGCCTGTCGAGCGTCGCGTCGCGCTCCTCCTCGGTGATCTTGCCGCGCTCGGCGGCTTTCGAGAGGGAGTTGAAGAGGCGGGTGCGCCCTATCTCCAGGGCCTCGCCGGTGGTCTCGGCGACCATCACCGCAAGGCCGCTGCGGGCGCACACCTCCGCGATGCCTGCGCCCATCTGGCCGCAGCCCACCACTCCGACGCGTTCGATGTCGGTCACATCGTGCCTTTCGCTGGTCCCGATCCTGCCGGGCCCCGTGTGATTCCGGTGCCCGCCTCGGCCCCCGACGTTACTCCGCGCAGGTGTGTGCACGGCGGGCCGGGGCGGGCATGCTGTGCGGCAACATCCGACCGAGATAACCGACGAGGGGTCAGTAAATGCGGCAAATCGGTAGAAGAGGGTTCGTGACGGCAACGGCCGGTGCGCTCACGTCACTGGCGGTGGCGGGCGACGCGGTCGCCGCGGCGGGTACGGCGGGGACGAGTGGGGAGACCGGAGCGGCGGCGGGCGCGGAGGGCGCCGCCGGGTCCGGTCGTCATGTCCCGCGCGGCGAACTGCGCGGGATGTGGCTCGCGACGGTCGTCAACCGCGACTGGCCGTCGAAGCCCGGACTGCCCGTGGCCGAACAGCGCGCGGAGCTTCTGAAGTTCCTGGACACCGCCGTCACGCGGAAGCTGAACGCCGTCGTCTTCCAGGTACGGCCGACCGCGGACGCGCTGTGGCCCTCGCCGTTCGAGCCGTGGGCCGAGTGCCTGACCGGCGTACAGGGCAAGGACCCGGGCTGGGACCCGCTGGGTACGGCCGTGAAGGAGGCCCACAAGCGCGGTCTCGAACTGCACGCCTGGTTCAACCCGTACCGCGTGGCCAACCACACGGACCCGTCCCGGCTGATCCCGAGCCACCCGGCCCGCAAGCACCCGGAGTGGATCCTTCCGTACGGCGGGAAGCTCTACTACAACCCGGGCATCCCCGAGGTCAGGAAGTTCGTCCAGGACGCCATGCTCGACGCCGTGCGGCGCTACGACGTCGACGCCGTGCACTGGGACGACTACTTCTATCCGTACCCGGTCGCCGGTCAGGTCTTCGACGACGACGCGCAGTACGCGAAGTACGGCGCCGGCTTCCCCGACAAGGCCTCCTGGCGGCGCGACAACACCGACCGGCTGGTGCGCGAGACGGCGGAGCGGATCAAGAAGATCAAGAAGCATGTCGCCTTCGGCATCAGCCCGTTCGGGGTGTGGCGCAACATCGCCACCGACCCGACCGGCTCCGACACCACGGCCGGCGTGCAGACCTACGACGATCTGTACGCCGACACCCGCAAGTGGGTCAAGGAGGGCTGGATCGACTACATCACCCCGCAGATCTACTGGAACATCGGCTTCGCCGCGGCCGACTACGCGAAGCTCGTGCCCTGGTGGAGCGAGGTGGTCAGAGGCACGGGCGTCGACCTCTACATCGGCGAGGCCCTCTACAAGGCGGGCGACCCCGCCCAGCCCGCGCCGTGGCAGGACGTGGCGGAGGTCTCCCGTCATCTGACCTTCGCGAAGCAGTACCGGGAGGTGCGCGGTCACTGCTACTTCTCCGCGCTGGAGTGCGTCAACGACAAGAACGGCGCGTTCGCGAGGGCGGTGGCCGACCACTACAAGTCCCGGGTACGCCCGCCCCGGCAGGGCTGATCCGGCCTGATCCAAACGACAGACCCTAGGCGCGGGCGCGCTGGGTGACCGCGATGCACAGCAGTACGGCGACGGCCGCCAGTGGCGCGGCCGTCGCCGGGCGCTCCCCGAGCAGCAGCACCGACCAGACCAGGGTCAGCAGCGGCTGGGCCAGCTGGAGCTGGCTCGCCTTCTCGACCCCGATCGTGGCCATGCCCCGGTACCAGACATAGAGGCCGAAGAAGGTCGACCCCGCCGCCACCCATACCAGACCGGTCACCCCCTGGGCCGTCAGCCGTACCGGCTCGAAGGACAGGGCGACGGCCGAGACCACCAGATTGAGCGGCAGGCACGCGACCAGCGCCCAGCCGATCACATGCCAGCCCGGCATCAGCCGCGCCAGTCTGCCGCCCTCCGTATAGCCGGCCGCGCACACCAGCAGCGCGCCGAACAGATACAGATCACCGGTCGAGACGGCCCCGCCGCTCTGCTGGAGGGTGAAGGCGATCACTACGCCCGCGCCCGCGACGGCCGCGCCCCAGAACGTGCGCGACGGGCGCCTGCCGGTGCGCAGCGCCGAGAACGCGGCGGTGCTCAGCGGCAGCAGCCCCACCACGACGGCGGCGTGCGCCGTGGTCGAGGTCTGGAGGGCCAGCGTCGTCAGCATCGGGAAACCGATGACCACACCGGCGGCCACCACGGCGAGCGCGCCCCAGTGCCGCCGCTCCGGGACCGGCACGCGCACCGCCAGCAGGAAGCCGCCCGCGATCAGCGCGGCCAGCACGCCGCGGATCGCGACCAGGGACCAGGGGCCGAAGCTCTCCAGGCCCCAGACGGTCGCGGGGAAGGTGAGCGAGAAGGCGAGAACGCCCCCCGCCGCGAGGAGGGTGCCGCCGGTGACCGCTACCGGCGTCGGACGAGTAGCGCTATCCTGTGCTGTCATGCAAGAGCGTAGCAGTGTGGCCGAATTGGCGAAGGCTCTACGGGAAGAGCTCAACCGCTACTCACCTGATGGAAAGCTGCCGTCCAGCAGGGAGCTGGTCGAGCGGTACCGCGTCTCCCCGGTGACCGTCTCCCGCGCACTGGCCCAGCTCTCCGCCGAGGGCCTGGTCGTCACCCGTCCCGGCGCCGGATCCTTCCGCGCGCCCGCCCGCCCCGGCACACCGCGGCCGGGGGACACCTCCTGGCAGGAGGTCGCGCTCAGCGCCGACGCCACCACCGAACTTGTCCCGCGCAGCGTCGACTCCTCCGCCGTACTGACCACCCTCGCCGCGCCCCCACCCGGGGTGATCGAGTTCAACGGCGGCTATCTGCACTCCTCCCTCCAGCCCGAACAGGCCATGGCCGGCGCCCTCGCCCGCGCCGGCAGACGCCCCGGCGCGTGGAGCCGCCCGCCCACCGACGGACTGCCCGAACTCCGCCAGTGGTTCGCCCGCGACATCGGCGACACCTGGACGGCCGCCGAACTCCTCGTCACCTCCGGCGGCCAGAGCGCCCTGACCACCGCCCTGCGCGCGCTCGCCCCGCCCGGCGCGCCCGTCCTCGTCGAATCACCCACCTATCCCGGCATGCTGGCCATCGCACGGGCCTCCGGACTGCGCCCCGTCCCCGTGCCCGTCGACCCCGACGGCGTACGCCCCGAACTCCTCGCCGCCGCCTTCCGGGCCACCGGCGCACGCGTGTTCGTCTGTCAGCCCCTCTTCCAGAACCCCACCGGGGCCGTCCTCTCCCCGGCACGGCGGCCCGAGGTGCTGCGCATCGCCCACGAGGCGGGCGCCTTCGTCATCGAGGACGACTTCGTACGTCTCCTCGCCCACGAGGACGCGGGCCCGCTGCCCCGCCCCCTCGCCGCCGACGACCACGACGGAGTCGTCGTCCATGTCCGCTCCCTCACCAAGGCGACCTCGCCCAGCTTCCGGGTCGGGGTGCTGGCCGCCCGGGGCCCGGTGCTCGAACGTCTCCGCGCCATCCATGTCGTCGACTGCTTCTTCGTCGCTCGCCCCCTCCAGGAAGCGGCCCTCGAACTGGTCGGCTCACCCGCCTGGAACCGCCATCTGCGCTTCCTCCCG
The nucleotide sequence above comes from Streptomyces sp. NBC_01716. Encoded proteins:
- a CDS encoding NUDIX hydrolase, whose amino-acid sequence is MQWANLSEQTVYENRWFQVNLADVELPDGRHLDHFLIRLRPVAVATAVNEANEVLMLWRHRFITDSWGWELAAGVVEDGESVETAAAREMEEETGWRPGRLRHLLTVEPSNGLTDARHHLYWSDAATYTGHPRDDFESSRREWVPLKLVPDLIARGEVPAANMAAGLLMLHHLRLGGGG
- a CDS encoding 3-hydroxybutyryl-CoA dehydrogenase gives rise to the protein MTDIERVGVVGCGQMGAGIAEVCARSGLAVMVAETTGEALEIGRTRLFNSLSKAAERGKITEEERDATLDRLSFTTDLGEFADRDLVIEAVVENEQVKTEIFQVLDQVVTRPDAILSSNTSSIPLVKLAVATSRPDRVIGIHFFNPAPVQQLVELIPALTTSDETVKRAESVVQDVLGKHAIRAQDRSGFVVNALLIPYLLSAIRMFESGIASREDIDNGMEMGCAHPMGPLKLSDLIGLDTVASVADSMYAEYKEPLYAAPPLLQRMVDAGRLGRKSGSGFYPYG
- a CDS encoding glycoside hydrolase family 10 protein — translated: MRQIGRRGFVTATAGALTSLAVAGDAVAAAGTAGTSGETGAAAGAEGAAGSGRHVPRGELRGMWLATVVNRDWPSKPGLPVAEQRAELLKFLDTAVTRKLNAVVFQVRPTADALWPSPFEPWAECLTGVQGKDPGWDPLGTAVKEAHKRGLELHAWFNPYRVANHTDPSRLIPSHPARKHPEWILPYGGKLYYNPGIPEVRKFVQDAMLDAVRRYDVDAVHWDDYFYPYPVAGQVFDDDAQYAKYGAGFPDKASWRRDNTDRLVRETAERIKKIKKHVAFGISPFGVWRNIATDPTGSDTTAGVQTYDDLYADTRKWVKEGWIDYITPQIYWNIGFAAADYAKLVPWWSEVVRGTGVDLYIGEALYKAGDPAQPAPWQDVAEVSRHLTFAKQYREVRGHCYFSALECVNDKNGAFARAVADHYKSRVRPPRQG
- a CDS encoding DMT family transporter is translated as MTAQDSATRPTPVAVTGGTLLAAGGVLAFSLTFPATVWGLESFGPWSLVAIRGVLAALIAGGFLLAVRVPVPERRHWGALAVVAAGVVIGFPMLTTLALQTSTTAHAAVVVGLLPLSTAAFSALRTGRRPSRTFWGAAVAGAGVVIAFTLQQSGGAVSTGDLYLFGALLVCAAGYTEGGRLARLMPGWHVIGWALVACLPLNLVVSAVALSFEPVRLTAQGVTGLVWVAAGSTFFGLYVWYRGMATIGVEKASQLQLAQPLLTLVWSVLLLGERPATAAPLAAVAVLLCIAVTQRARA
- a CDS encoding aminotransferase-like domain-containing protein, with the protein product MQERSSVAELAKALREELNRYSPDGKLPSSRELVERYRVSPVTVSRALAQLSAEGLVVTRPGAGSFRAPARPGTPRPGDTSWQEVALSADATTELVPRSVDSSAVLTTLAAPPPGVIEFNGGYLHSSLQPEQAMAGALARAGRRPGAWSRPPTDGLPELRQWFARDIGDTWTAAELLVTSGGQSALTTALRALAPPGAPVLVESPTYPGMLAIARASGLRPVPVPVDPDGVRPELLAAAFRATGARVFVCQPLFQNPTGAVLSPARRPEVLRIAHEAGAFVIEDDFVRLLAHEDAGPLPRPLAADDHDGVVVHVRSLTKATSPSFRVGVLAARGPVLERLRAIHVVDCFFVARPLQEAALELVGSPAWNRHLRFLPGELRDRRNAMTGAVGRHLPELALPYIPSGGYHLWLRLPDGTDEQALVSAALRAGVAVTPGRPYFCAEPSAAHLRLGYAAVAGPQEIADGVRRLRTACDEVLS